In Malania oleifera isolate guangnan ecotype guangnan chromosome 8, ASM2987363v1, whole genome shotgun sequence, a single window of DNA contains:
- the LOC131162873 gene encoding uncharacterized mitochondrial protein AtMg00810-like: protein MAQTLSASQSSSNCSSASVKGCKWVYRVKFNADGTIARHKARLVAKGYTQQEGLDFFDTYSPVAKMTTGKSDSSLFIKTTPSAFIALLIYVDDVIIASDSIDHINEVKKFLHDSFTIKDLVELKYILGLEIARSAKGIAISRRKYALDILQDSGFSGCKPANFPMDSTLKLSTADLSPSLADPASFRRLIGRFLYLTITRPDIAFSVQALSQFMANPSTLHLRAAERVLRYIKSTPGQGIFMSANSSLHLKAYSDSNWGGCLDTRRSVTGFTVSLGDSLISWKSKKQPTISRSSAESEYRALATTTCEIQWLLYLLADLHISHPQAALLYTDSKPASEIASNLVHHERTKHIQLDCHLVREKLQAGLINIIHIPSKHQLTDILTKPFGSIHFHHLIHKMGMINIHSHLEGGCWSLQDALEQDQEPKQNT, encoded by the exons ATGGCTCAAACACTTTCAGCCTCTCAATCATCTTCCAATTGCAGCTCAGCTTCTGTTAAAG gttgtaaatgggtctatCGTGTAAAGTTCAATGCTGATGGCACAATCGCCAGGCATAAAGCCAGACTAGTGGCCAAGGGCTATACTCAACAAGAAGGGTTAGATTTTTTTGATACTTACTCTCCTGTTGCTAAAATGACAACT GGCAAATCAGATTCTTCTCTCTTTATCAAAACAACTCCCTCAGCTTTTATAGCTTTActcatttatgttgatgatgttaTTATTGCTTCTGATAGTATTGATCATATTAATGAAGTTAAGAAATTTCTCCATGATTCTTTTACAATCAAGGATCTTGTTGAATTAAAATACATCTTGGGTTTGGAAATAGCCAGATCAGCTAAAGGCATTGCCATATCTCGGCGAAAATATGCCCTGGATATTCTCCAAGACAGTGGTTTCTCTGGCTGTAAACCAGCAAATTTTCCCATGGATTCTACTCTGAAACTCAGCACTGCAGATCTCTCTCCTTCCCTAGCTGATCCTGCATCATTTCGAAGGCTTATAGGTCGATTTTTGTACTTAACTATAACTCGGCCTGATATTGCTTTTTCTGTTCAAGCATTAAGTCAGTTTATGGCTAATCCAAGTACACTTCATCTTCGAGCTGCTGAAAGAGTTCTTAGATACATTAAATCTACACCAGGTCAGGGTATTTTTATGTCTGCAAACTCATCTCTTCATCTCAAGGCATACTCAGACAGTAATTGGGGTGGATGTTTGGATACTCGCAGAAGTGTGACTGGTTTTACAGTTTCTCTTGGCGATTCTCTTATTTCCTGGAAATCGAAGAAGCAACCTACTATCAGTAGATCATCTGCTGAGTCTGAGTACAGAGCTTTAGCTACAACTACATGTGAAATTCAATGGCTTCTTTATCTGTTAGCTGATTTGCATATTTCTCATCCTCAAGCTGCTTTATTATACACAGACAGCAAACCAGCTTCTGAAATTGCCTCTAATCTTGTACATCATGAAAGGACTAAGCACATTCAGCTGGATTGCCACCTGGTTCGAGAAAAACTGCAAGCAGGCCTCATCAATATAATTCATATTCCTTCTAAGCACCAACTAACTGATATCTTAACCAAGCCTTTTGGTTCAATCCATTTTCATCATCTTATTCACAAGATGGGAATGATAAATATCCATTCTCATCTTGAGGGGGGGTGTTGGAGCTTACAAGATGCCTTGGAGCAAGATCAAGAACCAAAACAAAATACATAA